The Myroides fluvii region GACTGTTCCATCCAAAGACGTCACCAAAAACTTACGGAAGAAACTCCTTCTCCATTCATGACTGATGAATTGAGAGACAGAATGGGATTAGCCGCTGTAAAAGCCGCTGAATTCATCAAATATGAAGGAGCAGGAACGATTGAGTTCTTAGTGGACAAAGATCGCAACTTCTACTTCATGGAAATGAATACGCGTATCCAAGTAGAACACCCAATCACAGAACAAGTAATTGATTACGATTTAATTCGCGAACAAATCTTAGTGGCTGCAGGTGTGCCTATCTCGGGTAAAAACTATACGCCTAAATTACACTCGATCGAATGTCGTATCAACGCTGAAGATCCTTTCAACGACTTCAGACCTTCTCCAGGAAGAATTACTACGTTGCATGCGCCAGGAGGACATGGAGTGCGTTTAGACACTCACGTGTATTCTGGATACTCTATTCCGCCAAACTACGATTCAATGATTGCCAAGTTGATCACAACCGCTCAAACAAGAGAAGAAGCAATCAACAAAATGAAACGTGCGTTAGACGAGTTTGTAATCGAAGGAATCAAAACAACTATTCCGTTCCACAGACAATTGATGGATGATCCAAATTACAGAGCAGGAAATTATACTACTGCTTTTATGGAATCATTCAAGATGAAACCTTTAGAAGAAGAATAGTAATTCATCTATAATACAAAAAAGGCCACCTGTTATTAGGTGGCCTTTTTTAGTTTATATTTACTTAAATATTTTTGTTTATTCTTTTTAATTGAGCTATTTTTAATAATTAACAATCAAAAAACAAAAATCATGAAGTACCACTACTTATTTTAACAGTATTTTTATTCTTATTTTCTTATCAAGCTCAAGTTCCAGATAGACCAGGTATTCCAACTGTCATATACACTTGGGTAGAGAAAGGGCCAGATTTAGTAAAAAGAGTAATCATCAAATGTGATGGAAACACAAAATACAATTGCTTTGATTTAGTCACTGAAGAAGATCGTCCACTTCAGAAATGGGAAAAACTTCCGTTTGACCAATCTTACAGTGACGAGCCCGTAAAACTTGAATACATCCAAGAAGGAATCAAATTTGAAGAAGCTGGTGCACTAAAACGTTTCAAAGGTGAATCTGTTGGAAAAGCATCTTCTTACACAATTGAAATGACAGTGAAAAAACAGTCCTTTTCTCTTACATTGACAACAAATAAATAAAAACAATTTTTCTTTGTTGCCATACAACCCTCTCTATTTATGAAGAAATTATTTTTTTATCTTTTTATTTTTCTAGGACTAACACAAGTTCAAGGTCAAAACTATGCTGCCATTGATCAATTTATTAAAAATAATATCCCCCTGTTAGATTACACCGAACAAGGAGAATTTGAGCAATTAAATTTCCTTTTATCCATTGATGATTGCGACAAATGCATTCCGCAATTACATAGTTACCTCTCTCAAATAGATTCAGTCCCACCCTTTACCATTAACGTCATTACAAACAACCTAGCATTCGCTAAAAAAACCTTAGGTACTACTCCGTTAAAATACCATTTATATTTAAATAAAGAAATATTTACAACTCATTTAAATGGCAGTTCAGGTCTATTTTACAAAGATATGAGCTACTCCATTTATAGTAAAGAAAAAGATATTAGAGCCAAAATAAAAAATGCCAAAGAAAGAATTCTCCATTTTAAACATTTTACTAAACGTAAAAATATCTTTTTAGCACAAGATGAACTAATGTCCGAAGCCCCTTATATCAACGTAAACCTTTTACCCAACAATCGTCTTTTTCTCTACGACTACAAATTAAACACGGGATTACTACTCCATCTACAAGCCACAAATGATTCGATATACAGTACACACAACAAATACTACAGTCCGAATATACAAAAGCTTAAAAAGCTCTACGATTTACCATTTAGTGGTCACAATCTTTTGTCTTTAGAAGACACACAAAAGCAATCCATCCTCAATCATATAGAATTGATTAACGTGTATTCCTTAAATTACTGGGATAACACCTACTATATTGTTTTTGGGGTTACTAGAATGATGAAAAACGAAGACACAAATAACTTCTCCTATTATCCAGAATATTTTATAGCCACAAAACAAGACGCTCAAGAAGAGATCGAAAACTTACTAGACCCCTCCTCTTATAGCCATTATTATAAAGTTGATCAATTACAATACAAAGATTTGACAGGCACCATCATTCTTCACATCACTGATAAACCTTATTTTAAAAGTAAGGATAAACTAACTTGGCGCGCTAGAATACAACCTGAAGGAGAAAGAAAGATGAATTACCTAGGCTTAGCCACAGTAGAATTGAAAAACGACGCCGTACATATCATAGCCCTAGATGAAGAATTTGAAGAATTCACCGATAATAATACACTCTTTACATTTCAAAACAAAAACTACAATTTGACAAAAAACATGAACGATGCTAGTACAAGTGAAATTTTTGAATTAAAAGAGTTCAAGCAAGGCTATACAGATTGTTTTCTTGAACGACTTATAGTCAAATAAAAACACAAAAAAATAAAAAACTAAGAGATTAAACCCTGTAAATTTTCAAAAAAACACAAGCTAGAATATTTTTTAATAAAAAATTCAAATTCAATCTGTTTAGACACTAAAAAAACTATATATTTGGTGTTCTAATATTTTTATTTTTACAAAATGCACACAGGCGTAATTAAATTCTTCAACGAAGACAAAGGATTTGGTTTCATTACTAATGAAGCTACTAAACAAGACATCTTTGTTCACATCACAGGTTTAAACACAAAGAATGTAGAACAAGGTAACCGCGTTTCTTATGACGAGGAACAAGGGAAAAAGGGGCTTATTGCCACTAATGTACAAGTGATAGAAGATTAAGAAAATATATATAATTTTCCGTTACAACGAAGCTATCTAACTCGCGTTAGGTAGCTTTTTTTTATTCTTATAATTACTATTTATAATTAATCTAAATACATATTGAGGCATATTAAAGAATTAGCAGAAGACCAAGAGTTCCAAAGCTTTGTAAAGACGATCTAGGGCTCTATATTTGTATGTTGTATCTAATATAAAACTTGTACTTATGCAATCAAGTCAACTCGATTTTATACCAATTTTAATGCAAATCGCACTAGCTGCGGGATTTGTATCCATGACGATATGGGTTTCAGGGAAACTAGGACCTAGAAAAAAATCAAAAATCAAAGACAGTACTTGGGAATGTGGAATCGAATCGCTCGGAAACGCGCGTATTCCTTTTAACGTAAAGTATTTCTTAGTTGCGATTCTCTTTGTTTTATTTGATGTGGAAGTAGTATTCCTTTATCCTTGGGCGATGAACTTTCAAGAATTGGGATGGGACGGATTAGCTAAAATGGGAATTTTCTTATTCTTGTTGTTAGTTGGACTTTTATATGAATTTAAAAAGAAGGGTCTCGAATGGGATTAAAATACTAGGAAGATGAGCGATAAAAAATATAAAACAGTAGAGGCTCCTGAAGGTTATGTGGGAGAAGGCTTTTTTGCTACAAAATTGAGTGAAGTTGTTGGTTTGGCTCGTTCAAACTCGATGTGGCCTTTGCCTTTCGCAACTTCGTGTTGTGGAATTGAGTTTATGGCTACCATGGCCGCAACGTATGATATTGCGCGTTTTGGATCGGAACGTATGAGTTTCTCTCCTAGACAAGCGGATATGTTGATGGTGATGGGTACAATTTCAAAAAAAATGGCTCCGATTTTACGCCAGGTATACGAACAGATGGCTGAACCGAAATGGGTAATCGCCGTTGGTGCTTGTGCTTCTTCTGGAGGTATTTTTGACACTTATTCTGTACTACAAGGAATTGATAAAGTAATCCCTGTAGACGTTTATGTTCCTGGTTGTCCTCCTAGACCTGAACAGATTCTTGATGGCGTGATGAGATTGCATGAGATCGTCAAAGCAGAATCGGTTTATAGACGTGGTACAAAAGAATACGACGAATTATTAAAATCGTATAACATAGAAAGTAAATAGTTATGGCATTAGATAATCAAACCATTCAGAAAACTTTAATCGACCAATTCGGTTTGTCGGTGAAAGAATTTCACGAACAACACGACTTACTTGTTTTTGAAGTCGCGCCTGATACCCTTCACGCAGTTGTTCAGTTTTTGAAAGAAAATGACCAGATGAATTTCAACTTTCTAACGGATGTTTGCGGGGTGCACTACCCTGATTCTGAAGAAAATCGCCAGTTTGCCGTGGTTTACCACATGCACAATTGGATGGATAACGTGAGAATTCGCTTCAAAGCGTACCTAAACGGCAAAAATCCAGTGGTTGATTCTGTTGTTGATTTATTCAAATCAGCCAACTGGCAAGAAAGGGAAACCTATGATTTCTATGGAATTAAATTCAAAAATCATCCGCAATTGAAACGTATTTTAAATATGGATGAGATGGAATCTTTCCCGCTGCGCAAAGAATTTCCAATGGAAGATGAAGGAAGAACAGATAAAGACGATCGATTCTTTGGTAGAACGATTCACAATTGTTAATAACTGATTAAGAATCACGAGTATGTCAGATTTATTATTACCACCAGAACAGCGATACGCGAAGCTTATCGAGGAGAAGTTTAAAGAAGATGGTACCGAGTTACAAATCTTAAACTTAGGTCCTACGCACCCAGCAACGCATGGTATCTTTCAGAATATTATCTTATTAGATGGTGAAAAGGTTTTAGATGGAGAAGGCACCATTGGATACATCCACCGTGCTTTTGAAAAGATTGCCGAAAACCGTCCTTTCTACCAAATTAACGTATTAACAGATCGCTTGAACTATTGTTCTTCACCGATTAACAATACGGCTTGGTGGATGACTGTAGAAAAAGCATTGGGTATTGAAATTCCAAAACGCGTACAATATCTGCGTGTGATTATCATGGAATTAGCACGTATTGCAGACCATATTATTTGTAGTTCTGTCATGGGTGTAGATACAGGAGCCTTAACCGGATTCTTATATGTATTCCAATACCGAGAAAAAATATACGAAATCTACGAAGAAATCTCAGGTGCTCGTTTAACGACAAATATGGGACGCATTGGTGGTTTCGAAAGAGAATGGAGCCCAGCTGTATTCCAAAAAATTGAAGAGTTTTTAGCTGAATTCCCTGCGATTTGGAGCGAATTTGAAGGTTTATTGACAAGAAATAGAATCTTCATGGATCGTACCATAGGTGTAGGTGGAATCTCTGCTGAAGAGGCTATTAACTTCGGGTTTACAGGGCCAAACTTACGTGCTGCTGGTGTAGATTACGACGTTCGCGTAGCAACACCTTACTGTTCTTATGAAGACTTCGACTTTGAAATCCCCGTGGGAACCGCCGGAGATTGTTACGACCGTTTTTGCGTGCGTAATGCCGAAGTATGGGAAAGTATGAAAATCATTCGTCAAGCATTGGACAAAATGCCAGAAGGCCCTTACCACGCGGATGTTCCTGAATATTACCTTCCTCCAAAAGAAGATGTGTACACCAATATGGAAGCTTTAATTTATCACTTTAAAATTGTGATGGGTGAAGTTCCCGTTCCTGTAACTGAACTATACCACTGTGTAGAAGGGGGGAATGGAGAGCTAGGATTCTACTTGATTACAGATGGCAGTAGAACCCCGTACAGATTGCATTTCAGAAGACCTTGTTTTATCATTTACCAAGCGTATAATGACATTGTAAAAGGAGGTATGTTATCGGATGCGATTATTACCCTATCGAGTTTAAACATCATTGCAGGAGAATTAGACGCTTAAATCATGGAAACGAAGAAATACAAACAAAATATAAATATCACGCCTGAGCTACAACAACGCATTGACGAATTGTTGAGCCACTACCCTGCTGATAAAAAGAAATCAGCACTTTTACCTGTTTTACACGCAGCACAAGATGCACATGACAACTGGTTGAGCGCGGAATTAATGGATAAAGTGGCGGAGATATTAGGCATTACATCCATCGAAGTATACGAGGTAGTTACCTTTTATACCATGTACAACCAAAAACCAATGGGTACGTATATGTTTGAATTTTGCTTAACCTCATGCTGTGGCATCCGTGGAGCAGACGATATGATGGAATATGCTTGTGAAAAATTAGGTATTAAACCAGGAGAAACAACACCTGACGGGTTATTTTCAGTGGTGGGCGTACAGTGTTTAGGCGCTTGTGGATATGCTCCCATGATGCAGTTAGGCGACTTTTACAAAGAGCACTTAACGCGTGAAAAAATCGACCAAATCATTGATGATTGTAAAGCAGGAAAAGTAATTCTTCACGACAAATAGTAATATGGCGACAAAAATATTATTAGACAAAATCAATATCCCTGGGATAAAATCATACGACGTTTACCGCGAAAATGGCGGGTATGCATCGGTGGAAAAGGCATTGAAAACAATGGCGCCAGATGATATTACAGAACAGGTAAAAGCATCGGGACTACGAGGTCGTGGAGGTGCAGGTTTCCCTGTGGGTTTAAAATGGAGTTTCATCGACAAAAAATCGGGTAAACCAAGACACTTGGTGTGCAATGCCGATGAGTCTGAACCAGGAACATTCAAAGACAGATACTTAATGGAATATATCCCTCACTTACTGATTGAGGGAATGATTACCGCTAGTTATGCCTTAGGTGCAAACTTGTCGTATATCTACATCCGTGGAGAATATATGTGGGTTTTCAAAACCCTAGAAAGAGCCATCAAAGAAGCTTATGCTGCAGGATGGTTAGGAAAAAATATCTTAGGAACGGATTACTCGTTAGATCTACACGTGCACTGTGGTGCGGGAGCTTATATCTGTGGAGAGGAAACAGCCCTAATTGAATCTTTAGAAGGAAAAAGAGGAAATCCTCGTATCAAACCACCTTTCCCTGCGGTAAGTGGTTTATGGGGAAATCCAACCGTAGTTAACAACGTAGAATCCATTGCTAATATTCCTTGGATTGTTAACAACTCAGGAGACGACTATGCAAAAATTGGCTTAGGTCGTTCTACAGGAACCAAATTAATTTCTGCCTCAGGACACATTAGAAAACCAGGCGTATACGAAATTGAAATGGGTATTACGGTAGAAGAATTCATTAATTCAGATGAATATTGTGGCGGGATGATGGATGATCGACCAATCAAGGCGTTAATCCCTGGTGGTTCTTCTGTGCCCATCTTACCTGCACATTTAATTTATAAAACAGCCAATGGTGAAGATCGTCTAATGACGTATGAATCTTTATCTGATGGTGGTTTTGAATCAGGATCTATGTTGGGGTCTGGAGGTTTCATCGTGTATAACGATACGGCTTGTATCGTAAGAAACACATGGAACTTTGCTCGTTTTTACGCACATGAAAGCTGTGGACAATGTTCACCTTGTCGTGAAGGAACGGGTTGGATGGAAAAAGTATTACACCGCATTGAAACTGGACACGGAACAATGGATGATATCGATCTATTGTGGAACATCCAAAGCAATATTGAAGGAAATACCATTTGTCCTTTAGGAGACGCTGCTGCTTGGCCAGTTGCCGCTGCTATTAGACATTTTAGAGCCGAGTTTGAATATCACGTTTTATTCCCTGAAAAAGTAAAAGACAGAAATCACTATGTCAACGAACCTTTTTCGAGCATAAAACACCTGATTAATAAATAATTCACGCTAATTTTTTAGCTAAAAAGCACAATTTATGAAAGTTACTATAGACGGACATGAAATAGAAGTAGAACCAGGAACATCCATTCTACAAGCAGCAAGAATGATTGGTGGGGAATCTGTTCCTCCAGCGATGTGCTATTACTCAAAACTAGAGGGAACAGGAGGAAAATGTAGAGCTTGTTTAGTCGAAGTTTCTAAAGGAAGCGAAGCAGATCCGCGTCCGATGCCTAAATTAATGGCTTCTTGTAAAACAGGAGTGATGGACGGTATGGAAGTAAAGAGCATCTCTTCACCACGAGTTTTAGAAGCGAGAAAATCAGTAACGGAATTTCTTCTTATTAATCACCCGTTAGACTGTCCTGTTTGTGATCAAGCTGGGGAATGTGATTTGCAAAACTTAGCGTTCCAACACGGAAAAGAACAAAAGAGATACCAGGAAGAGAAAAGAACATTCGAGCCTGAAAATATAGGAGATAACATCCAATTACACATGAATCGTTGTATTCTGTGCTATCGCTGTGTAAAAACAGCCGAGCAATTAACAGACGAGCGCGTACATGGGGTATGTGGTCGTGGAGAACACGCTCAAATCTCAACTTATATTTCTGCGGCAATTGAAAATGAATTCTCTGGGAATATGATTGACGTATGTCCGGTAGGCGCATTAACGGATAAAACCTTCCGCTTTAAATCGCGTGTTTGGTTCAACAAACCGTATAATGCACACCGCAACTGCCCTACTTGTTCAGGAAAAACAACTGTGTGGATGTTTGGAGACGAAATTCAACGTGTCACTGCTCGCAAAGACGAATTCCACGAAGTAGAAGAATTTATCTGTAACTCGTGTCGCTTTGACCACAAAGAAACAAGTGATTGGGTGATTGAAGGACCGCGTAAATTCGAGAAATTCTCTGTAATTAATCAAAATAACTACACGAAAAAATTAGATCATGTAGTGATAAAAACAGAAAAACACATTCTAGAAGGACGCGAGCAAGATCACAAAAAGATCAGTATGAAAGCGATTCCTTTTACAAACGATGAATCTAAAGAATAAAACGGTAGAACATGGATAAAGCTATTATTATAGATAAAGCAATTATTATTGTAGTTGTATTCGCAATTACAATGCTTATGGCGATGTATGCTACGTTAGCAGAACGAAAAATTGCAGCGTGGATACAAGATCGTTTAGGTCCAAACCGTGCAGGTAAAGGGGGAATTCTTCAGCCTTTAGCCGATGGTTTAAAACTATTCGCTAAAGAAGAGTACGAACCAACAACACCTAACCGATTCTTATTCAAATTTGGTCCATTTTTGGCGATGACCTTAGCATTGATGACCAGTGCTGTATTGCCATGGGGAGACAAATTTGTGTTATTTGGAAGAGAAATTATTTTACAAGCTGCCGATATCAACGTTGGATTATTGTACATCTTAGCTGTATTATCCGTTGGGGTTTACGGAATCATGATTGGTGCTTGGGCTTCGAACAATAAATATTCTTTGATGAGTGGTATTCGTGCTGCTTCACAAATGATTTCATACGAAATTGCAATGGGACTTTCCCTTATTTCTTTGTTGTTGTTAACACAAAGTATGAGCATGAGAGAAATCGCTTTGCAACAAAGTGGAATGAACTGGAACGTATTTTATCAACCGATTGGGTTTTTAATCTTCTTGATTTGTTCTTTCGCAGAAACCAATAGAGCACCTTTCGACTTAGCAGAATGTGAACAAGAGTTAATCGGTGGATTCCACACCGAATATTCTTCGATGAAGATGGGATTCTATCTATTCGCTGAATACTCTAACTTATTTATCTCTTCAGCGATCATTTCAGTTTTATACTTTGGAGCGTTTAACTATCCAGGTATGGCTTGGGCCGTTGAAAATTGGGGAGTAAATATTGCTAACGTATTGGGTATTTTCGCCCTATTCATCAAAATATTTTTCTTCATCTTTGTTTATATGTGGGTGCGTTGGACTTTACCGCGTTTCCGTTATGATCAATTGATGAACTTAGGATGGAAAACCTTAATCCCATTGGCATTATTGAACTTAATCGTTACAGCAGTTGTAATCTTACTATTAAACTAATTAAACATGTCATCAACTAATACATATTCTTTATCAGGAAGAAAGAAGATGGTTTCGAACAAGAAACTAACTTGGAGTGAGCGCATCTATTTAGTTGCGATTTTCAAAGGAATGATGGTTACCTTAAAACACATGTTTAAGAAAAAGGTGACAATTTCTTATCCGGAGCAAACACGTCCATTTAGCCCTGTTTACCGCGGTAGACATACGCTAATGCGCGACGATGAAGGAAGAGAGCGCTGTACGGCTTGTGGTTTATGTGCTTTATCTTGTCCTGCGGAAGCGATTACCATGAAAGCAGCGGAACGCACACCAGAAGAAAAACACTTATACCGCGAGGAAAAGTATGCTGAAATCTACGAGATTAACATGCTGCGTTGTATCTTCTGTGGTTTATGTGAGGAAGCTTGTCCGAAACAAGCGATTTACTTAACTAAATCAGGCGAAATTACAAAAGCAGATATCACTCGTGAGAACTTTATCTACGGAAAAGATAAATTGGTTATGCCTTTAGAGGCAGCTATTGCTAATACGAACAAACAGAATCAAGCGTAATTATGGTAGAAATTTTATTTTACATCCTTTCGACAATTACACTCGGAAGTGCAGCGTTAACGTTGTTGAGTAAAAACCCTATTCACAGCGCTTTGTGGTTGGTTGTTAGTTTCTTCTCAATAGCCGGTCATTACATCCTATTAAACTCTCAGTTTTTAGGGATGATCCACATTATGGTTTACTCTGGGGCAATCATGATTTTAATGTTATTTACCATCATGTTAATGAACTTAAATATCAGCCACGAAGTATCAAAACCACTAGTATCTAAAGTCGTAGCCACGATTGCCTTCTGTTTAGTAGGTCTATTGTTGTTATCGATCACTTTAAGAGGAAATCAAGCGTATGAACTACAATATGCTAATCACGGACAAGACTTCCAGTCGGTTCACGTATTAGGAAAAGTATTGTTGAATGAATACGTAGTTCCATTTGAAATGGTTGCAGTATTATTATTACTTGCTATGATTGGAGCAGTATTGATTTCGAAAAAAGACAAATCTGAAAAAGCAGTATAAGTATGGAAAATGTAATTGAAATCATCGGTATTGATAAATACATCTACTTATCAATTTTATTATTCTGCATCGGAGTATTTGGAATATTATATAGACGAAACGCAATTGTGATGTTTATGTGTATTGAGATTATGTTGAACTCAGCGAATATGTTATTAGTCGCTTTTTCAACCTATCACCAAGATGCACAAGGACAAGTTTTTGTTTTCTTTACCATGGCCGTTGCCGCAGCAGAAGTTGCTGTTGGATTAGCGATTCTGGTATCGATCTACAGAAATATTGGCGCAATTGATATTGATAAATTAAAGAACTTAAAAGGATAATTCCTTATGGATACAAACGTAATTTTACTTTTATTATTAGTCCCATTACTTGGGTCTTTGGTCAATGTTTTCTTCGGAAAAAAATTAGGTAATGGTTCAGGAATTATTGCAACGGTAGCCGTTTTAATTTCTTTTATCATCTCATTACTTGCTTTTATTCAAGTAAACAGTACTAAACAACCCATCGAAATTGAACTATTCGAGTGGATGGCTTTAGCTAACTTCAACGTTACTTTTGGCTTCCTACTCGATCAACTTTCACTCTTGTGGTTGTTATTCGTAACAGGTATCGGAACATTGATTCACTGGTACTCGACGAACTACATGAAAAATGACGAAAACTACGCTAAGTTTTTCGCTTATTTAAATCTATTCATCTTCTTTATGATTGTGTTAGTTACAGGAAGTAACTTGTTAATCACATTCATCGGATGGGAAGGTGTAGGGCTATGTTCTTATCTATTAATCGGATTTTGGCATAAAAACCAGTCGTATAACGACGCCGCTAAAAAAGCATTCATCATGAACCGTATCGGGGATTTAGGCTTTTTAGTTGGGGTATTTATCTTGGCTTTCTTGTTTCAATCTTTGGATTATATGACGATAAAAGAAGCCTTAATGCAAGGAACAAACCACCAAATCAACATGTGGATTGGTTGGGCAGCCTTAGCTTTATTCATTGGAGCAGTAGGAAAAAGTGCTCAGATTCCATTGTATACGTGGTTACCTGATGCGATGGCAGGACCAACGCCTGTGTCTGCGTTAATTCACGCGGCAACCATGGTAACTGCTGGTATCTTCTTAATCACAAGATTAAACTTTGTTTTTGATCTAGCTCCGCATATCCAAAATATCATTGCCATTGTTGGTGCATGTACGTCGTTATTTGCTGCAACTATCGGATTGGTACAAACGGATATCAAAAAAGTATTAGCCTATTCAACTGTATCTCAATTGGGATTAATGTTTATGGCTGTAGGTTTCGGAGCTTATGAAATTGCAGTGTTCCACGTAGTAACACATGCCTTCTTCAAAGCTTGTTTATTCTTAGGTTCTGGATCGGTTATCCATGCAATGGGTGGTGAACAAGATATGCGTAATATGGGTGGTTTAAAGAAATTTATGCCAGCTACTTATGCAACCTTCCTCTTAGCGACGATCGCTATTTCAGGGTTCCCTCCTTTCTCAGGATTCTTCTCGAAAGACGAAATCTTGTTAACTGCTTTCAGTCACAATCCTGTATTATACGTAATCGGATCGATTGCATCTATCATGACAGCGTTTTATATGTTCAGATTGGTGTACTTGACCTTCTTTAAGAATTTCAGAGGAACACAAGAACAAAAGAATCACTTACACGAAAGTCCAGCAGCTATCACCGTTCCGTTGTGGATCTTGGGTATTTTATCTGTTGTAGGTGGAGTAATTAGCCTACCTGGAAACAGCTGGTTAAACAGCTATTTAGAGCCTATTATTGTGAACAGTGCGAACGCACATCCACACGTTTTAGGAACAACAGAATACATCCTAATGGCTATTGCTGTTATTGGTGCGTGTATTGGTTTATTTATTGCGTATAGCAAATACATCAAAAAAGGTGAACTTCCTCCTGCAGATGAACAAATGACAGGATTCCACAAGGTATTATACAACAAATACTATATAGACGAAATTTACATGAAAGTGATTGTAAAACCAATCTACGCCCTTTCTGTATTCTTTAGAGACGTGGTAGAAGTAGTATTATCTGAAGCCATTTATGGATTAGGAAAAATAGCAGATGGATTGTCTTTACAAGGAAAGAAAGCACAAAACGGAAACATCGGCTTGTACTTATTCGCCTTTGTATTCGGAATCTGTTTGATGTTGTATTATTTATTCATTGCAAGATAATTTAGAGAGATGAACGTAACTATATTATTATTAACGTTATTAGTTGGAGCATTTGCTACGTTTTTAGCAAATAAAACCCTTGCCCCTAAAATTGCTTTGCTATTCGGGTTAGTCGCATTTGTAGAAACAATTGCCATCATTTGCCAACACAATTCAGGAGTAAATGCCGGTTTTACCACGCAATGGATTGCAAATCCAAACATTCACATTGCCCTAAAAGCGGATGGATTAGCTTTAGCCCTTGTTTTATTAACAACGATGTTAACACCGCTAATCATTTTATCCTCTTTTGGAAATCACATTGAAAAATCAAATCTATTCTACGGTTTAGTGATGTTCATGGCATTCGCTATGACAGGAACATTCTTGGCTGCAGATGGATTCTTATACTATATTTTCTGGGAGTTATCTTTAATTCCAATCTACTTCATCGCTTTACTATGGGGGAATGATACGTTCGAAGCACGTAAAAAAGCAATTTTTAAATTCTTTATTTACACCTTCGCTGGATCTTTATTCATGTTGGTTGGGTTTATTTACCTGTACCAGAAAGCAGGTAGCTTCTTATTGGCAGATTTATACAACGTAAGCTTAACAAGTCAAGAGCAATACTGGATTTTCCTTGCGTTCTTCTTAGCTTATGCAATTAAAATTCCTATTTTCCCTTTCCATACGTGGCAGGCATCAACCTATGAAAAAGCACCAACTGTTGGAACCATGCTTTTATCAGGGATTATGCTAAAAATGGGATTGTACTCTATCATCCGTTGGCAATTGCCAATCACTTCATCAGCGGCAAAAGATTTAATGCCTACGATTTTAGTGTTGTGTATCA contains the following coding sequences:
- a CDS encoding 2Fe-2S iron-sulfur cluster-binding protein → MKVTIDGHEIEVEPGTSILQAARMIGGESVPPAMCYYSKLEGTGGKCRACLVEVSKGSEADPRPMPKLMASCKTGVMDGMEVKSISSPRVLEARKSVTEFLLINHPLDCPVCDQAGECDLQNLAFQHGKEQKRYQEEKRTFEPENIGDNIQLHMNRCILCYRCVKTAEQLTDERVHGVCGRGEHAQISTYISAAIENEFSGNMIDVCPVGALTDKTFRFKSRVWFNKPYNAHRNCPTCSGKTTVWMFGDEIQRVTARKDEFHEVEEFICNSCRFDHKETSDWVIEGPRKFEKFSVINQNNYTKKLDHVVIKTEKHILEGREQDHKKISMKAIPFTNDESKE
- the nuoH gene encoding NADH-quinone oxidoreductase subunit NuoH — translated: MDKAIIIDKAIIIVVVFAITMLMAMYATLAERKIAAWIQDRLGPNRAGKGGILQPLADGLKLFAKEEYEPTTPNRFLFKFGPFLAMTLALMTSAVLPWGDKFVLFGREIILQAADINVGLLYILAVLSVGVYGIMIGAWASNNKYSLMSGIRAASQMISYEIAMGLSLISLLLLTQSMSMREIALQQSGMNWNVFYQPIGFLIFLICSFAETNRAPFDLAECEQELIGGFHTEYSSMKMGFYLFAEYSNLFISSAIISVLYFGAFNYPGMAWAVENWGVNIANVLGIFALFIKIFFFIFVYMWVRWTLPRFRYDQLMNLGWKTLIPLALLNLIVTAVVILLLN
- a CDS encoding NuoI/complex I 23 kDa subunit family protein, encoding MSSTNTYSLSGRKKMVSNKKLTWSERIYLVAIFKGMMVTLKHMFKKKVTISYPEQTRPFSPVYRGRHTLMRDDEGRERCTACGLCALSCPAEAITMKAAERTPEEKHLYREEKYAEIYEINMLRCIFCGLCEEACPKQAIYLTKSGEITKADITRENFIYGKDKLVMPLEAAIANTNKQNQA
- a CDS encoding NADH-quinone oxidoreductase subunit J family protein translates to MVEILFYILSTITLGSAALTLLSKNPIHSALWLVVSFFSIAGHYILLNSQFLGMIHIMVYSGAIMILMLFTIMLMNLNISHEVSKPLVSKVVATIAFCLVGLLLLSITLRGNQAYELQYANHGQDFQSVHVLGKVLLNEYVVPFEMVAVLLLLAMIGAVLISKKDKSEKAV
- the nuoK gene encoding NADH-quinone oxidoreductase subunit NuoK; its protein translation is MENVIEIIGIDKYIYLSILLFCIGVFGILYRRNAIVMFMCIEIMLNSANMLLVAFSTYHQDAQGQVFVFFTMAVAAAEVAVGLAILVSIYRNIGAIDIDKLKNLKG
- the nuoL gene encoding NADH-quinone oxidoreductase subunit L, with protein sequence MDTNVILLLLLVPLLGSLVNVFFGKKLGNGSGIIATVAVLISFIISLLAFIQVNSTKQPIEIELFEWMALANFNVTFGFLLDQLSLLWLLFVTGIGTLIHWYSTNYMKNDENYAKFFAYLNLFIFFMIVLVTGSNLLITFIGWEGVGLCSYLLIGFWHKNQSYNDAAKKAFIMNRIGDLGFLVGVFILAFLFQSLDYMTIKEALMQGTNHQINMWIGWAALALFIGAVGKSAQIPLYTWLPDAMAGPTPVSALIHAATMVTAGIFLITRLNFVFDLAPHIQNIIAIVGACTSLFAATIGLVQTDIKKVLAYSTVSQLGLMFMAVGFGAYEIAVFHVVTHAFFKACLFLGSGSVIHAMGGEQDMRNMGGLKKFMPATYATFLLATIAISGFPPFSGFFSKDEILLTAFSHNPVLYVIGSIASIMTAFYMFRLVYLTFFKNFRGTQEQKNHLHESPAAITVPLWILGILSVVGGVISLPGNSWLNSYLEPIIVNSANAHPHVLGTTEYILMAIAVIGACIGLFIAYSKYIKKGELPPADEQMTGFHKVLYNKYYIDEIYMKVIVKPIYALSVFFRDVVEVVLSEAIYGLGKIADGLSLQGKKAQNGNIGLYLFAFVFGICLMLYYLFIAR